Proteins from a single region of Streptomyces vinaceus:
- a CDS encoding serine hydrolase domain-containing protein gives MKPTHILLVRACAAVAAAGLLTGPTVAGSAGPGTTTGHRTTSAHGTTTARAVSVTASTPTPDPDAQFPQLTPAVAARLDAAIRQVMRETKVPGVTVGLWAPGKGSYVKTFGVADRATRAPMTTDLHVRIGSETKTFTVTALLQLVDQKRIGLDDPIGTYVQGVPNGERITLRQLAGMRSGLFNYSMDEGFIKKLQADPERSFTPQQLLGYSFGHPVQFPPGARFDYSNTNLILLGLVVEKVTGRPLHEVITRDVLAPAGLRNTVFPTSAALPEPYAHGYTDQTASGRIEDSTHWNPSWAWAAGEMVSDLQDLRSWAQTLATGRLLTPATQAERLKTTPMNLPGDGYGLGIFDVQGWIGHNGSIPGYEVLPVYLPPARATMVILLNTDDQYQNQEPSTLFGQAVTSIVTPAHVYPGHKPVAPRSS, from the coding sequence GTGAAGCCAACCCACATCCTGCTGGTCCGGGCCTGCGCGGCCGTGGCGGCCGCGGGCCTGCTCACCGGCCCGACGGTCGCCGGCTCCGCCGGCCCCGGCACGACGACCGGCCACAGGACGACGAGCGCCCACGGCACGACCACCGCCCGGGCGGTGTCCGTCACCGCCTCCACCCCCACCCCGGACCCCGACGCCCAATTCCCGCAGCTCACCCCGGCCGTCGCGGCGCGCCTGGACGCGGCCATACGCCAGGTCATGCGCGAGACGAAGGTGCCGGGGGTGACCGTGGGGCTGTGGGCCCCCGGCAAGGGGAGCTACGTGAAGACCTTCGGCGTGGCCGACCGGGCGACCCGCGCACCGATGACCACCGACCTGCACGTACGCATCGGCAGCGAGACCAAGACGTTCACGGTCACCGCCCTCCTCCAGCTCGTCGACCAGAAGAGGATCGGCCTGGACGACCCGATCGGCACGTACGTCCAAGGGGTTCCGAACGGGGAGCGCATCACCCTTCGCCAACTGGCCGGCATGCGCAGCGGCCTCTTCAACTACAGCATGGACGAGGGCTTCATCAAGAAGCTGCAGGCGGACCCGGAACGGAGCTTCACACCGCAGCAGTTGCTCGGCTACTCCTTCGGGCACCCCGTGCAGTTCCCGCCGGGCGCACGGTTCGACTACTCCAACACGAACCTGATCCTGCTCGGCCTGGTCGTCGAGAAGGTCACCGGCCGCCCGCTCCACGAGGTCATCACGCGGGACGTCCTGGCACCGGCCGGGCTGCGGAACACGGTCTTCCCGACCAGTGCGGCCCTGCCGGAGCCGTACGCGCACGGCTACACCGACCAGACGGCCTCGGGCAGGATCGAGGACTCGACCCACTGGAACCCCTCCTGGGCCTGGGCGGCGGGCGAGATGGTCTCCGACCTCCAGGACCTGCGCAGTTGGGCCCAGACCCTGGCCACCGGCAGGCTGCTGACGCCCGCGACCCAGGCCGAGCGCCTGAAGACGACCCCGATGAACCTTCCCGGTGACGGGTACGGGCTGGGCATCTTCGACGTCCAGGGCTGGATCGGACACAACGGATCGATCCCCGGGTACGAGGTCCTTCCGGTCTACCTGCCGCCGGCCCGGGCGACCATGGTCATCCTCCTCAACACCGATGACCAGTACCAGAACCAGGAGCCCAGCACGCTCTTCGGCCAGGCGGTCACCTCCATCGTGACGCCCGCTCACGTGTATCCCGGCCACAAGCCGGTCGCTCCCCGGAGCAGCTGA